A genome region from Flavobacterium sp. includes the following:
- a CDS encoding baseplate J/gp47 family protein: MPKYRRQISLLFQILEGSENINVATFTGKQKVEWYILCDNYWKNLDKDLLANGIDNFLKSGIIKFSIPKQATNDNTLFPANTIWVKAKMHKHYDAVCKVIDVKTQVVTAQFFDNNNNLAHLDSTLPAKTISKLITRVPQIKSVEQPFNSFDGKPLESDPSYYLRVSERLRHKNRAITLWDYEHLILQEFPNVFRVKCLNHTFISGTDTSFLSPGKVTVVVIPDIVDKNVFDIYEPRVSTAALNSIESFINSKNSMLVSAKVINPDYEKVIIKLDVKFYPEYDENFYKKQLNEDLIKFLSPWAFDTSKQIIFGVELQRSVVIEYIENLYYVDFLSKLEMAIYIDKKTDKEHPKPLEDTENNDKNVNLLDFQTTLSPSSPKNILVSVKNHIISTKIDTCKKITQEEPEKCQY, translated from the coding sequence ATGCCGAAATATCGCAGACAAATTTCATTATTATTTCAAATACTGGAAGGAAGCGAAAACATTAACGTAGCCACTTTTACAGGAAAACAAAAAGTTGAATGGTACATATTATGCGATAATTACTGGAAAAATCTTGACAAAGATCTTTTGGCAAACGGCATAGATAACTTTTTAAAATCAGGTATCATAAAATTTAGCATTCCGAAACAGGCTACAAATGACAATACACTTTTTCCAGCCAATACTATTTGGGTGAAAGCAAAAATGCACAAACATTATGATGCGGTTTGCAAAGTTATCGATGTGAAAACACAGGTTGTTACCGCTCAATTTTTTGACAACAACAATAATTTAGCGCATTTAGACAGTACATTGCCTGCTAAAACCATCTCTAAATTAATTACCAGAGTTCCGCAGATTAAAAGCGTTGAACAGCCTTTTAATTCATTTGATGGAAAACCCTTAGAGTCAGATCCCTCCTACTATCTGCGTGTAAGCGAACGCCTTCGTCACAAAAACAGAGCGATAACTCTTTGGGATTATGAGCATCTTATTTTACAGGAATTTCCAAATGTTTTTAGAGTAAAATGCCTTAACCATACTTTTATTTCGGGTACAGACACCTCGTTTTTATCTCCGGGAAAAGTAACAGTGGTTGTAATTCCGGATATCGTAGACAAAAATGTATTCGATATTTATGAGCCAAGAGTAAGCACTGCTGCATTAAACAGCATAGAGAGTTTTATTAATTCTAAAAACTCAATGTTAGTATCTGCAAAAGTAATTAATCCTGATTATGAAAAAGTTATTATCAAACTGGATGTAAAGTTTTATCCAGAGTATGATGAGAATTTTTATAAAAAACAGCTTAATGAAGATCTTATAAAATTTTTATCTCCCTGGGCATTTGATACTTCAAAGCAAATCATATTTGGGGTCGAACTGCAGCGCAGCGTTGTTATAGAATATATCGAAAATTTATATTACGTCGATTTTTTATCTAAACTGGAAATGGCCATTTATATAGATAAAAAAACAGATAAAGAACATCCTAAACCATTAGAAGATACAGAAAACAACGATAAAAATGTAAATCTTTTAGACTTTCAAACCACACTGTCTCCATCAAGCCCAAAAAACATTTTAGTTTCTGTTAAAAACCACATTATCAGCACCAAAATAGACACTTGTAAAAAAATAACTCAAGAAGAACCTGAAAAATGTCAATACTAA
- the vgrG gene encoding type VI secretion system tip protein VgrG, protein MIKHSIKIKDKSSLLIVECKDEAVKMTIGRKSKYFYDVKDSDAFEDIIGTYGLQKDVESTNYSHKELVQYNTSDWDFIVSRAQANGKLCFVENGKISIKKPDLASEPVETVAFGSSMLDFDAEMDARNQFAKVSSYSWNASNQELLEIEAKDPSVSLNGNLASSDLSDVVKLENLELRHGGHVTDTELQDWADAKLLFQQLSKVRGRVKFQGIPAVKPNTIITLEGVGDRFNGKAYVTGVFHEIANGNWTVNVQFGLNPEWFSETYDINTPSASGIIPSIKGLHIGIVTQLQDDPDSEDRILVKIPIINNEEQGIWCRVAALDAGDNRGTFFRPEIEDEVIIGFINEDPNDAIVLGMLHSSAKPAPLKASDDNHQKGIFTRSEMKVLFDDEKKSIAIETPAGKKITLDEDKGSIVVEDENSNIITIDSAGIKMESAGDISIKATGDVKIEGTNVNLKATAQFKAEGSAGAEMSSAAVAIVKGSIVQIN, encoded by the coding sequence GTGATAAAACATTCCATAAAAATAAAAGACAAATCATCTTTGTTGATTGTAGAATGCAAAGACGAAGCCGTAAAAATGACTATCGGCAGAAAAAGCAAATACTTTTATGATGTAAAAGACAGTGATGCTTTTGAAGACATTATAGGCACTTACGGATTGCAAAAAGATGTAGAAAGTACTAATTATAGCCACAAAGAGTTAGTGCAATACAATACGTCTGATTGGGATTTTATTGTTTCCCGTGCGCAGGCTAATGGAAAATTATGTTTTGTTGAAAACGGCAAAATCTCGATTAAAAAACCAGATTTGGCTTCTGAACCAGTTGAAACGGTTGCTTTTGGCTCAAGCATGCTCGATTTTGATGCCGAAATGGATGCCCGTAATCAGTTTGCCAAAGTTTCATCCTACAGCTGGAACGCATCCAATCAGGAATTATTAGAAATTGAGGCCAAAGACCCCAGCGTAAGTCTAAACGGAAATTTAGCTTCTTCAGATTTATCTGATGTTGTAAAACTGGAAAATTTAGAATTGCGTCACGGCGGTCATGTTACCGATACTGAACTGCAAGATTGGGCCGATGCAAAACTATTATTTCAGCAGCTGTCAAAAGTTCGCGGAAGAGTAAAATTTCAAGGTATTCCCGCTGTTAAACCCAATACCATTATTACGCTTGAAGGTGTTGGAGATCGCTTTAATGGCAAAGCATACGTTACTGGAGTTTTCCATGAAATAGCGAATGGTAACTGGACTGTAAATGTGCAGTTTGGATTAAATCCCGAATGGTTTTCTGAAACGTATGATATTAATACGCCATCGGCTTCAGGAATAATTCCATCCATAAAAGGACTTCATATTGGTATTGTAACGCAGCTTCAGGACGATCCGGACAGCGAAGACCGAATTTTGGTCAAAATCCCAATCATCAATAACGAAGAACAGGGAATTTGGTGCAGAGTGGCTGCCTTAGATGCTGGTGACAACAGAGGTACTTTTTTTAGGCCTGAAATTGAAGACGAAGTTATTATTGGCTTCATCAACGAAGATCCAAATGATGCTATTGTATTGGGAATGCTTCACAGCAGCGCAAAACCCGCCCCATTAAAAGCTTCTGACGATAATCATCAAAAAGGGATTTTTACAAGAAGCGAAATGAAAGTCTTGTTTGATGACGAAAAAAAATCAATAGCCATTGAAACTCCGGCAGGAAAAAAAATAACGCTGGACGAAGACAAAGGATCTATAGTTGTTGAAGACGAAAATTCAAACATAATTACAATTGACAGCGCCGGAATTAAAATGGAAAGTGCCGGCGATATTTCAATCAAAGCAACCGGAGATGTAAAAATTGAAGGCACGAATGTAAATCTAAAAGCAACCGCCCAATTTAAAGCCGAAGGAAGCGCAGGCGCAGAAATGTCATCTGCAGCGGTGGCAATTGTAAAAGGCAGTATTGTACAGATAAATTAA
- a CDS encoding LysM peptidoglycan-binding domain-containing protein: MTTGELKKLKIIAYSDPQFNNPISDIEEFVTLMNPEKYTFHYKIEQDTTQAAGTSSPAPRFSAIAPEELELDFVFDRTGVIAGKESTENGVIEDIEHFRKVILEYNGTEHKPNYLKIAWGSLLFKGSLTEMTIEYKLFRPDGTPIRAIAKGKFKGVVEDELRAKQQNNQSPDLTHTRIVKAGDTLPLMSFKIYGDSKYYLEVARANKLINFRKLKIGQKIFFPPIQKQQ; this comes from the coding sequence ATGACAACTGGCGAATTAAAAAAACTAAAAATCATTGCTTACAGCGATCCTCAATTCAACAATCCCATTTCTGATATTGAAGAGTTCGTTACTTTGATGAATCCGGAAAAGTATACCTTTCATTACAAGATAGAGCAAGATACAACTCAGGCCGCCGGTACGAGCAGTCCCGCACCAAGATTTAGTGCGATTGCTCCGGAGGAATTAGAACTGGATTTTGTTTTTGACCGAACTGGTGTTATTGCCGGTAAGGAAAGTACAGAAAATGGTGTTATCGAAGACATTGAACATTTTAGAAAAGTAATTTTAGAATATAATGGTACCGAACATAAACCAAACTATTTAAAAATTGCCTGGGGAAGTCTGCTTTTTAAAGGATCTCTCACTGAAATGACCATTGAGTACAAACTTTTCAGACCAGACGGAACACCTATTAGAGCCATTGCAAAAGGAAAATTTAAAGGTGTTGTTGAGGATGAGTTAAGAGCGAAACAGCAAAACAATCAATCTCCTGATTTAACACATACCAGAATTGTAAAAGCTGGCGATACACTTCCGTTAATGTCTTTTAAAATCTATGGCGATTCAAAATATTATCTCGAAGTAGCAAGAGCCAACAAGCTTATCAATTTTAGAAAATTAAAAATTGGTCAAAAAATCTTTTTCCCTCCAATACAAAAACAACAATAG
- a CDS encoding phage tail protein has translation MSNYYPPVGFHFLVEFDQLGTKEKDHQFQSVSGLSVDLETEEIVEGGENRFKHKLPVKTKYPNLVLKRGILIDSDVIEWCRKALENFEFKPVDLTVKLLNQDHEPLMHWKVVHAYPVKWAVEDFSALESKIVVESFELAYNYFTLHKK, from the coding sequence ATGTCTAACTATTATCCACCCGTAGGCTTTCACTTTCTGGTTGAATTCGATCAGCTGGGCACAAAAGAAAAAGACCATCAATTTCAATCCGTATCAGGACTTTCTGTAGATCTTGAAACGGAAGAAATTGTTGAGGGTGGAGAAAACAGATTCAAACACAAACTTCCCGTTAAAACCAAATATCCCAATTTGGTTTTAAAAAGGGGGATACTAATTGATTCTGATGTTATTGAATGGTGCAGAAAAGCATTAGAAAATTTTGAATTTAAACCCGTTGATTTAACTGTAAAACTCTTGAATCAGGACCACGAGCCTTTAATGCACTGGAAAGTGGTACATGCCTATCCTGTAAAATGGGCTGTTGAAGATTTTAGTGCCTTAGAAAGCAAAATCGTTGTTGAAAGCTTTGAGCTTGCTTATAATTATTTCACTCTTCATAAAAAATAA
- a CDS encoding DUF4255 domain-containing protein: protein MIYEVIQIISEQVNSYLDEIGLDKSVVPENIAFLESQNEEVATNLKDAVALTLINLDEEITLKNFPNHTIQNTKTIYKNSVVNLNLYLLFSANRDKYVNSLKDISKIIEFFQGKKLFTQANTIFNRNSSAMSSVDNFRFTVELYTPTFEELNYIWGTLGGKQFPSALYKVSLIQIERNIAQAEGLLIGEFKGTTKRKEQS from the coding sequence ATGATTTATGAAGTAATACAAATAATTTCAGAACAAGTAAACAGCTATCTCGATGAAATTGGGTTAGACAAATCTGTTGTACCCGAAAATATTGCTTTTTTGGAGTCTCAAAATGAAGAGGTTGCGACAAATTTAAAAGATGCTGTAGCACTTACGCTAATTAATTTAGATGAAGAAATTACTTTAAAAAACTTTCCAAATCATACAATACAAAACACCAAAACGATCTATAAAAACAGTGTTGTCAATTTAAATCTATATCTGCTTTTTAGTGCCAATAGAGATAAATATGTCAACTCTCTTAAGGATATTTCAAAAATCATAGAATTTTTTCAGGGTAAAAAACTTTTTACTCAAGCCAATACGATCTTCAACAGAAACAGCAGCGCGATGAGCAGTGTAGACAATTTCAGGTTTACGGTCGAACTCTATACTCCCACTTTTGAAGAACTGAATTATATCTGGGGAACACTTGGCGGCAAGCAGTTTCCATCGGCTTTATATAAAGTGAGCCTGATACAAATTGAACGCAATATTGCACAGGCAGAAGGACTGCTTATAGGCGAGTTCAAAGGAACAACTAAAAGAAAAGAACAGTCATGA
- a CDS encoding PAAR domain-containing protein gives MGAPAARINDMHVCPMVTATVPHVGGPILPPGAPTVMIGGQPAACLGDMITCTGPPDSIIAGSATVLIGGKPAARMGDSTAHGGTIIIGCPTVLIG, from the coding sequence ATGGGAGCACCAGCCGCAAGAATTAACGATATGCATGTTTGCCCAATGGTAACAGCAACTGTCCCTCATGTTGGCGGACCAATATTACCGCCGGGTGCACCTACTGTAATGATAGGCGGTCAGCCGGCAGCCTGTCTGGGAGATATGATCACTTGTACAGGTCCTCCGGACAGCATTATAGCTGGCTCAGCCACAGTGCTCATTGGAGGAAAACCAGCCGCAAGAATGGGAGATTCAACAGCCCATGGCGGAACAATCATAATAGGATGCCCAACCGTTTTAATAGGTTAA
- a CDS encoding DUF5908 family protein, whose product MPIEIKELHIKINVSESANSGAKPASSSSSSGNEKDTVAECVEQVMKIIERKKER is encoded by the coding sequence ATGCCAATTGAAATCAAAGAGCTTCACATTAAAATAAACGTGAGCGAAAGTGCAAATTCGGGTGCAAAACCAGCCTCTTCATCATCTTCCTCTGGTAATGAAAAAGATACTGTGGCTGAGTGCGTCGAACAGGTAATGAAAATTATAGAACGAAAAAAAGAACGCTGA
- a CDS encoding phage tail protein: MSYPLPKFHFSVDWGGTKIGFTEVSGLDVETEVIEYRQGASPEYSKIKMPGMQKYSNITMKRGTFKSDNEYYAWWNTVKLNTIERRDITIKLLNEEHEPVITWKVKNAWPTKVQSTDLKADGNEVAIESIELVHEGLSIQND; the protein is encoded by the coding sequence ATGAGTTATCCGTTACCAAAGTTTCATTTCTCAGTTGACTGGGGTGGAACAAAAATAGGTTTTACAGAAGTTTCCGGATTAGATGTCGAAACTGAAGTTATCGAGTACCGTCAGGGCGCAAGTCCGGAATACAGCAAAATTAAAATGCCGGGAATGCAGAAGTACTCTAACATTACAATGAAAAGAGGTACTTTTAAAAGCGATAATGAATATTACGCATGGTGGAATACCGTAAAACTAAACACCATCGAAAGAAGGGATATTACCATCAAATTACTTAATGAGGAGCACGAACCAGTGATTACCTGGAAAGTAAAAAATGCATGGCCGACTAAAGTACAATCGACTGATTTAAAAGCCGACGGAAACGAAGTTGCTATCGAGTCTATCGAATTGGTTCATGAAGGTTTATCTATTCAAAATGACTAG
- a CDS encoding phage tail sheath C-terminal domain-containing protein, whose amino-acid sequence MATTYKTPGVYVEEIVKFPPSVAQVETAIPCFIGYTEKATNKINGDLKLIPTRITSLLEYERFFGFAKPETTISVTINDVSTDNGDIRSIVVDQPTSKQPFLMYYSLQLFFANGGGPCYIISVGRYGNDLDENDTPVTAINNSDALNDGLAELEKVDEPTLILFPDATKVSGITITDFYGLYNNALMQCQNLQDRFTLIDTLDYDESSPTDSNIGDLRDKISSEKDTIKYGAAYYPHLETILDYAFDSSKIILKHYSYTAKAYDQIAEGLISIENPTLGIDATVAKLVDVTTTPGDISGQISDLFLQMYSNDATGFDLGGTFVSNPAKKTAFLNKLNVVLTSLESLSLLRNSLNDEANAAISTISDEDMVIANTITSTLATFNSNFTVANKIDSVYKNLKTLKKKIQDENATAKLLKIVSTDPVSFDKELKKLVDYSPLTTKTGITVATNNFSAIKADLLALLNAIKSVSGKDVNNGALNGRKLSTLESIDNATFNKILTEIYNLPITLPPSSAIAGVYARVDKDRGVWKAPANVSLNYVIKPTVKITNTIQDNLNVDTVAGKSINAIRTFTGKGTLVWGSRTLAGNDSEWRYVPVRRFFNMAEESIKKATEQFVFEPNDANTWIRVRAMIENFLILQWRAGALAGAKPEQAFYVRIGLGQTMSAMDILDGKMIIEIGMAVVRPAEFIILRFSHKMQES is encoded by the coding sequence ATGGCAACAACTTACAAAACGCCTGGAGTATATGTTGAGGAAATCGTAAAGTTTCCTCCTTCTGTTGCCCAGGTAGAGACTGCGATTCCCTGTTTTATTGGCTATACTGAAAAAGCCACAAACAAGATTAATGGAGATTTAAAATTGATTCCAACAAGAATAACATCTCTTTTAGAATACGAGCGCTTTTTTGGCTTTGCAAAACCAGAAACAACAATTAGTGTTACCATTAATGATGTTTCAACTGATAATGGAGACATAAGATCTATTGTTGTAGATCAGCCAACTTCAAAACAGCCTTTTTTAATGTATTATTCATTGCAATTGTTCTTTGCAAACGGCGGTGGTCCTTGCTACATTATTTCGGTTGGACGTTATGGAAATGATTTAGATGAGAATGACACTCCGGTTACAGCGATCAATAACAGCGATGCTTTAAACGACGGATTAGCAGAATTAGAAAAGGTAGACGAACCAACTTTAATTTTATTTCCTGATGCAACAAAAGTAAGCGGCATAACTATAACGGATTTCTACGGACTATACAATAATGCCTTAATGCAATGTCAAAATCTTCAGGACAGATTTACTTTAATTGATACTTTAGATTATGATGAATCAAGTCCAACAGACTCTAACATAGGTGATTTGAGAGATAAAATTAGTTCTGAAAAAGACACTATTAAATACGGAGCGGCTTATTATCCGCATCTTGAAACTATACTCGACTATGCTTTTGACAGCAGTAAAATTATCTTAAAACATTACTCCTATACAGCAAAAGCGTATGATCAAATCGCTGAGGGATTAATCTCTATCGAAAATCCAACTTTAGGAATTGATGCAACTGTAGCCAAATTGGTTGACGTTACTACTACTCCCGGAGATATTTCGGGTCAAATAAGTGATTTATTTTTACAGATGTACAGTAACGACGCAACCGGTTTTGATCTAGGCGGAACTTTTGTTAGCAACCCTGCTAAAAAAACAGCTTTCCTGAATAAACTGAATGTTGTGCTTACTTCATTAGAAAGTTTGTCTCTTTTAAGAAATTCACTAAATGACGAAGCAAATGCTGCAATAAGCACAATATCTGATGAAGATATGGTTATTGCAAACACCATCACCAGTACTTTGGCTACTTTTAATTCGAATTTTACTGTCGCAAATAAAATTGATTCTGTATATAAAAATTTAAAAACATTAAAGAAAAAAATACAGGACGAAAACGCAACTGCGAAACTGCTTAAAATTGTATCAACTGATCCTGTAAGTTTTGATAAAGAACTAAAAAAATTGGTAGACTATTCTCCGTTAACCACTAAAACCGGAATTACAGTAGCTACCAATAATTTTTCTGCTATTAAAGCAGACCTTCTTGCACTTTTAAATGCTATTAAATCGGTTAGCGGAAAAGATGTAAACAACGGAGCATTAAACGGAAGAAAACTAAGCACTTTAGAATCTATCGACAATGCGACTTTCAACAAAATCCTTACTGAAATTTACAATCTGCCTATAACACTTCCTCCAAGCTCAGCTATTGCCGGGGTTTATGCCAGAGTTGATAAAGACAGAGGCGTATGGAAAGCACCGGCAAACGTAAGTTTGAACTATGTAATAAAACCAACTGTAAAAATAACAAATACCATTCAGGACAACTTAAATGTTGATACTGTTGCTGGTAAATCTATCAACGCTATCAGAACCTTTACCGGTAAAGGAACCTTGGTTTGGGGATCAAGAACCTTAGCCGGTAACGATAGTGAATGGCGTTATGTACCAGTTCGACGCTTTTTTAACATGGCCGAAGAATCCATTAAAAAAGCAACCGAACAGTTTGTTTTTGAACCTAACGATGCCAATACCTGGATAAGAGTAAGAGCTATGATTGAGAATTTCTTAATTCTTCAATGGAGAGCCGGAGCTTTGGCAGGAGCAAAACCAGAACAAGCTTTTTATGTTAGAATCGGATTGGGACAAACCATGTCTGCAATGGATATTTTAGACGGTAAAATGATAATCGAAATCGGTATGGCAGTAGTTCGTCCGGCTGAATTTATCATCCTTCGTTTCTCTCACAAAATGCAGGAATCTTAA
- a CDS encoding GPW/gp25 family protein — translation MESKEAFLGTGWSFPPEFKKNNKAVVMTSDEADIKSSLEILLSTKIGERIMLPRYGCNMDELLFETLDRTLKTYVSELIKTAILYYEPRIDVEKIDITQGDDLEGELLVIIDYKIRSTNSRSNLVYPFYKGEGTNI, via the coding sequence ATGGAAAGTAAAGAAGCTTTTTTAGGTACTGGATGGAGTTTTCCGCCAGAGTTTAAAAAAAACAATAAAGCAGTCGTAATGACATCTGATGAGGCAGATATTAAAAGCAGTCTGGAAATATTGCTTTCTACCAAAATCGGCGAACGCATTATGCTGCCCAGATATGGTTGTAATATGGACGAATTACTTTTTGAAACATTAGACAGAACACTTAAAACTTATGTTTCAGAGCTCATAAAAACGGCCATTTTATATTACGAACCCCGAATTGATGTTGAAAAAATTGACATCACACAAGGCGATGATTTAGAAGGAGAATTATTGGTTATAATCGATTATAAAATAAGAAGCACAAACTCAAGAAGCAATCTTGTTTATCCATTTTACAAAGGAGAAGGCACTAATATTTAA